A stretch of Sulfurimonas autotrophica DSM 16294 DNA encodes these proteins:
- the ccoG gene encoding cytochrome c oxidase accessory protein CcoG — MSKEKKGIEIPTPWRIKRYYVYALATIVALGLPWIHINGHQFFMLSFDKMKLDLAFVQFDMQELYLMPFLLMLLFITIFGMTVMGGRVFCGWVCPQTVFRVIYRDLIETKLLHLRKRIGNKQQEPDMSKPENKVKKFIAILIWTVLALIAGADFMWYFIPPDTFFQYLSNPGEHMTMIGFVLGIAAFLIYDIVFLKENFCIYVCPYSRVQSVLYDEHTVMALYDEHRGGKIYTDDEHGGHKKLVTKQKELQAIDPNAECTTCEKCVTVCPTHIDIRQGLQLECINCLECVDACTTVMGKLGKPSLVTWSSDYEIVERKGKTKYFRPKIIAYMILLVGLMFALGYMSTTKEHMLLNINKETRLYSVKHPSENKFVVENSYVFLLQNTESKPMKFFFEVIPPKGMEGKIQIVKPSKPFRVVPNVKKKKIVTLRTTEMLADDKRKDTIIPINIHAYALDKDGKPSKIISVLRHTIFVFPKESILLNAK, encoded by the coding sequence ATGAGCAAAGAAAAAAAAGGTATAGAAATACCTACACCGTGGAGAATAAAAAGATATTATGTGTATGCACTAGCGACAATTGTTGCTTTAGGGCTTCCATGGATACATATTAATGGGCATCAGTTTTTTATGCTTAGTTTTGATAAGATGAAACTAGATCTTGCTTTTGTACAGTTTGATATGCAAGAGTTGTATTTGATGCCGTTTTTGTTGATGCTGCTTTTTATAACTATTTTTGGTATGACTGTTATGGGTGGTCGTGTATTTTGTGGATGGGTTTGTCCGCAGACTGTGTTTCGCGTCATTTATCGTGACTTGATTGAAACAAAACTTTTGCATTTACGTAAACGTATCGGGAACAAACAGCAAGAACCGGACATGTCTAAACCTGAGAATAAGGTGAAAAAATTTATTGCTATTTTAATTTGGACAGTATTAGCGCTTATTGCGGGAGCTGACTTTATGTGGTATTTCATTCCGCCAGATACTTTCTTCCAATATTTAAGTAATCCTGGCGAGCATATGACAATGATAGGCTTTGTTCTTGGTATTGCAGCTTTCCTGATTTATGATATTGTGTTTTTAAAGGAGAACTTCTGTATTTATGTTTGTCCTTACTCTCGTGTCCAATCGGTACTCTATGATGAACATACTGTTATGGCTCTTTATGATGAACATCGTGGTGGAAAAATCTATACAGATGATGAACATGGCGGACATAAAAAACTTGTTACAAAACAAAAAGAGTTACAGGCGATAGACCCAAATGCGGAATGTACGACTTGTGAGAAATGTGTAACAGTTTGCCCAACACATATTGATATTAGACAAGGCCTTCAGCTTGAGTGTATTAACTGTTTGGAATGTGTTGATGCCTGTACAACTGTTATGGGTAAACTTGGGAAACCTTCTCTTGTTACATGGTCCAGTGATTATGAAATAGTTGAGAGAAAAGGAAAAACAAAATATTTCCGTCCAAAAATCATAGCTTATATGATTTTACTTGTAGGTCTCATGTTCGCACTTGGATATATGAGTACAACAAAAGAGCATATGCTTTTAAATATTAATAAAGAGACGAGACTCTACTCTGTAAAACATCCTTCAGAAAATAAATTTGTAGTTGAGAACTCTTATGTTTTCTTATTACAAAATACTGAGAGTAAACCGATGAAATTTTTCTTTGAAGTTATTCCTCCAAAAGGTATGGAAGGTAAAATTCAAATTGTAAAACCGTCAAAACCATTTAGAGTCGTACCTAATGTGAAGAAGAAAAAAATTGTAACATTGAGAACGACAGAAATGTTGGCTGATGACAAAAGAAAAGATACGATTATTCCTATTAATATTCATGCTTATGCATTGGATAAAGACGGGAAACCAAGTAAAATAATCTCTGTGTTAAGACATACAATTTTTGTCTTCCCTAAAGAAAGTATTCTACTTAACGCCAAATAG
- a CDS encoding recombinase family protein, whose amino-acid sequence MTVVYIRPDKNFLSAHEQLQYINSYAVAKNLVIDDEFVDYTSQNKRLDERTNVTSYFQSKEEATLLIYDVWVLTTNMEDLIQMMSCLLKNKYTVHIIKHSVIISQESSAMLILGLMDQLRQKLKNDAKRMIGRPKGSRSNSKFDVYLNEIIEYIREKKSVSEMARLLNVSRSSLKDYIESRELKQVAFGSLITHTQKDAEEQVINTIICPN is encoded by the coding sequence ATGACAGTCGTCTATATACGCCCAGATAAGAATTTTTTATCTGCTCATGAACAATTACAGTATATAAATTCTTATGCAGTAGCAAAAAATCTTGTTATAGATGATGAATTTGTAGATTATACATCACAAAATAAGCGTTTAGACGAGCGTACGAATGTGACGTCTTATTTTCAATCAAAAGAAGAAGCAACGCTATTAATATATGATGTTTGGGTTTTAACAACAAACATGGAAGATTTGATTCAGATGATGAGTTGTTTGTTGAAAAATAAATATACAGTACATATTATAAAACACTCTGTTATAATTTCACAAGAGAGTAGTGCAATGTTGATTTTAGGGCTTATGGATCAGTTGCGTCAAAAATTAAAAAATGATGCAAAACGGATGATAGGCAGGCCAAAAGGCAGTAGGTCAAATTCTAAATTTGATGTTTATTTAAATGAAATAATAGAGTATATTAGAGAGAAAAAAAGTGTGAGTGAAATGGCACGTCTTTTAAATGTAAGCAGAAGTTCTCTCAAAGATTATATTGAATCCAGAGAATTAAAACAGGTGGCTTTTGGTTCATTGATTACACATACACAAAAAGATGCAGAAGAACAGGTTATCAACACAATAATCTGTCCAAATTAA